A window of Candidatus Poribacteria bacterium genomic DNA:
GCGCTTCCGGCGACAGACCCGAAAAAGCCGGAAGTCATGACGGAAACTTTCGCCGCACCGCCTATTGAACGTCCCGCTAAGGACATCGGCAGATTGATAAAGAATTGCCCGACCCCAGATTTCTCCAAAAATGCCCCAAAAAAAATAAAGAGGATCACATAGGTCGCCATCACGTTTGCCATGATGCCGAAGACACCGGCTTGACTGAAGAAGCAGTATTCGATAATCCGTCGGATTGGAAAGCCTTTGTGGGCAATAACGTCCGGCATAGACCTGCCGAAAAGAGCATATAGGATACCAATTACGGCGATGATTGGGAGTGCCAAACCTACCGTCCGACGGCTCACTTCAAAACTAATTGCTATAGCGACTGCCCCTACGAAAATATCGAGTCGGTTGTAGTTGCCTGCCCGATTAACGAGATCTGGATACTCTACAATCCAGTAGCCGATTGTAAAAATGCTAAATCCGATCAGGAGCAGATCCAGTATGGATGGGCGGGAGGCGGGAGAGTTTTTACGACAGCGGTAAAACATACCGATGAGTGAGAAGGTTAGCAGAAGATAGAAACCGAGATGGTATTGTTCATTGGCACTACCGAACCCTGCGCTGTAGATATAAAAGATAACAAGCACAGCTGCGCCGAGTTCAAAAATCCATTTATATACTTTTTTCAGTTCAGTCCGCTGGGTGTCAATGCCAGTGATTTTTTTCGTTTCAGTTTGTTTCATCTTTCCTCCGCTAATAATTTTACATCAAATTGGGGCAGAAGGCAATAGTTTTCAGGTGAGTAAACGCTCTGTGTGGTGGGTGCGGTTTTCTATAAAGTCATTTTTAGTCTAATACGGTCGGTATGTCTATAATGCTTCCATTTTTTTTCAAAGAAACCAGAACGATCAGCAACTAACTTAACATTAGAAGGCAATCGGTAACGCCTAAACTTACAACTGGAATCCCAACTGTGGAAAGGAACAACTTATGAAACGTCCTACTAAATTTTTACTCAGTTTCTTTGTTTTGGGGCTTGCCCTTTCATGTGCGCGGACACCCGATCATCAAGTTGGTGAAAAGTTCTTAACACGCACATCAGAACTTGACTTGAAAAAATCTATTGAACTGCACCCTGTATACGCTATGCCGCGCGGGACTCCAGAAGGCCCCGGCCTACCCCTTGGTGTGGCTGAAGGTTTAGATACCAAAAAGGTAAAAGCGTCTACGGTCCGTGTGGCTTACGGAGAAGAGGATTCAACGATGATCGGTAGCGGCTTTTTCGTGGCAAATGACAAGATTGTTACTAACATTCATGGTCTTGCAGATGCTGATCTTGCGTCATTACACGTGAGGACCGATAATGCAAACTTTACAATTCGAGGTGTTACGGCGTTTGATACCCAAAATGATCTCGTCATTCTACAAATATCTGGCACTGGCGTACCGCTTGTCCTCGGCAATAGTGACGCAGTTAGCAGTGGTGAGACTGTTTTCGGTATAGGCTATCCTGCTGATAGGTTTAATATCATGGAGAACACTGTCCTTTCGGAGCGGCTTAACGGTGTGTGGCTTCGTGTAACACCGAACAGTCCGGGGGGTAACAGTGGCGGTCCTGTGCTGAATACCAAAGGCGAAGTCGTCGGTATTACTGTTGCTGGTAGCGGTGCTATCGGTTATGCCGTTGGGTCAAACGTACTCAAAGGACTACTTAACCGCTCAGGAACAGTTGAACCTTTGGCAAAATGGCAGAACAGAGGCTCAATACGCGCCTATCTCTATCTCTATCAGGCATCCAGCAAATTCTATACCGATGACTACGCTGGTGCGATAGAGGCAATTGATAAATTTGT
This region includes:
- a CDS encoding tetratricopeptide repeat protein — its product is MKRPTKFLLSFFVLGLALSCARTPDHQVGEKFLTRTSELDLKKSIELHPVYAMPRGTPEGPGLPLGVAEGLDTKKVKASTVRVAYGEEDSTMIGSGFFVANDKIVTNIHGLADADLASLHVRTDNANFTIRGVTAFDTQNDLVILQISGTGVPLVLGNSDAVSSGETVFGIGYPADRFNIMENTVLSERLNGVWLRVTPNSPGGNSGGPVLNTKGEVVGITVAGSGAIGYAVGSNVLKGLLNRSGTVEPLAKWQNRGSIRAYLYLYQASSKFYTDDYAGAIEAIDKFVTINPTFTGISMRYENRGYAKAHLGRSKFDKNAPEVAQQYYRSAIQDLDKVISITPKNTPAYFKRGYTRTLLGHAEFIKGYTEVAQQYYRAALEDFDKAIGIYPKFPAYAERGTVKVALGISATNQGHTTEAKEHYYAAIADFDKAISFDRNDTYAYIVRGYTRICLGNYESTQGNMEDARSLYEAAITDCDSAIKFDVENPYYYHTRGVAKVALGDYNGAIDDFDKTVDLKPDFARAHYNRAIVKVLLGQKREAKADFEKAKELDSNIEK